One Oscillospiraceae bacterium genomic region harbors:
- a CDS encoding aspartate carbamoyltransferase regulatory subunit, with the protein MLKVDEIQNGVVIDHITAGTGLALYHLMELEKLSDATVALLQNVRSQKSGKKDIIKIEGDVSGLSFDILGYVDPKISITFIENGHVAKKSRPEQPKRLVNVIKCKNPRCITSIEEGCDHIFALTPSGKYRCVYCEQEFSVKP; encoded by the coding sequence ATGTTGAAGGTTGATGAAATTCAGAACGGCGTGGTCATTGACCATATCACCGCAGGCACCGGCCTGGCCCTGTACCACCTGATGGAGCTGGAAAAGCTGAGCGACGCCACCGTGGCCTTGCTGCAGAATGTCCGCAGCCAGAAAAGTGGCAAGAAGGACATCATCAAAATCGAGGGTGACGTGAGCGGCCTGAGCTTTGATATTTTGGGCTATGTAGACCCGAAGATCAGTATTACGTTCATCGAGAATGGCCACGTGGCGAAAAAGAGCCGCCCCGAGCAGCCCAAGCGATTGGTCAATGTCATCAAGTGCAAGAACCCGCGGTGCATTACCTCGATTGAGGAAGGCTGTGACCATATTTTTGCGCTGACCCCCAGCGGAAAGTACCGCTGCGTGTACTGCGAGCAGGAATTTAGCGTGAAGCCGTAA
- the pyrB gene encoding aspartate carbamoyltransferase — protein sequence MRHLIDPADFTLEETLSLMDLADRIHEDPAAYRDVAARKRLATLFYEPSTRTRLSFEAAMLNLGGQVLGFPDAGVSSASKGETVADTIRVVSCVADIAAMRHPKEGAPLRASRYSRIPVINAGDGGHSHPTQTLLDMMTIRQRKGRLDHLTIGFCGDLKFGRTVHSLIKSLSRLPGMRFVLVSPEELRVPDYIISEILEPNGIEYVETRSLEEALPQLDILYMTRVQRERFFNEEDYIRLKNSYVLTKAKLDLAPADMAVLHPLPRVNEITLDVDDDPRAAYFDQVQNGVHMRMALIMTLLGLKDPKTGEVAFDVEG from the coding sequence ATGAGACATTTGATCGACCCGGCGGACTTTACGCTGGAAGAAACGCTCAGTCTGATGGACCTTGCCGACCGTATCCATGAGGACCCGGCCGCTTACCGCGACGTAGCGGCCCGCAAACGCCTGGCCACTTTGTTCTATGAACCCAGCACCCGTACCCGCCTTTCCTTTGAGGCTGCTATGCTGAACCTGGGCGGCCAGGTGCTTGGCTTCCCCGATGCCGGTGTTTCCAGCGCCAGCAAGGGAGAGACCGTGGCTGATACCATCCGCGTGGTCAGCTGCGTGGCTGACATTGCCGCCATGCGCCACCCCAAAGAGGGCGCCCCGCTGCGTGCCTCCCGCTACAGCCGCATCCCGGTCATCAATGCCGGTGATGGCGGCCACAGCCACCCCACCCAGACGCTGCTGGACATGATGACCATCCGCCAGCGCAAGGGCCGCCTGGACCACCTGACCATCGGTTTCTGCGGCGATTTGAAGTTTGGCCGCACCGTGCACAGCCTGATCAAGAGCCTGTCCCGCCTGCCGGGCATGAGGTTTGTGCTGGTCTCGCCCGAAGAACTGCGTGTGCCGGACTACATCATCAGCGAAATTCTGGAGCCCAACGGCATTGAGTATGTCGAGACCCGCAGCCTGGAAGAAGCCCTGCCCCAGCTTGACATCCTGTACATGACCCGCGTGCAGCGCGAACGTTTCTTCAACGAGGAAGATTACATCCGCCTGAAGAACAGCTACGTGCTGACCAAGGCAAAGCTGGATCTGGCCCCGGCCGACATGGCGGTGCTGCATCCCCTGCCCCGTGTGAATGAGATCACGCTGGATGTGGATGATGACCCGCGTGCCGCTTACTTTGACCAGGTGCAGAACGGCGTGCATATGCGCATGGCCCTGATCATGACGCTGCTTGGCTTGAAAGATCCTAAAACTGGGGAGGTAGCTTTCGATGTTGAAGGTTGA
- a CDS encoding GntR family transcriptional regulator — MNKQTENRLGGELRSQHTAARLLEELENGRYSGAAQLPSELELASDLGVSRTVVRDALSELERDGYLERVRGIGTLVNRDVVQLKNRMDQKLEFYKMIRTIGKEPRSDNLSVTREIASPALAEKLQLPTDAPQTLVFVRRRVMADDTPVLFSTDILPLSLFDNKRLEGIDFSQPIFDIAARHCHTEVTETVAHLHAVSGPAGIRRQLALRPEQALLQLEEICYSRLCKPVLCCQTYYTDFFDFAMVRKLL; from the coding sequence ATGAATAAACAGACCGAAAACCGGCTGGGCGGTGAGCTGCGCAGCCAGCATACGGCTGCCCGCCTGCTGGAGGAACTGGAAAATGGCCGCTATAGCGGTGCTGCCCAGCTGCCCAGTGAATTGGAGCTGGCTTCCGATCTGGGGGTTAGCCGCACGGTAGTGCGCGACGCCCTGAGCGAGCTGGAGCGCGACGGCTACCTGGAACGTGTGCGCGGCATTGGCACCTTGGTAAACCGGGATGTGGTGCAGCTGAAAAACCGCATGGATCAGAAGTTGGAATTCTATAAAATGATCCGCACTATTGGCAAGGAACCCCGCAGCGATAACTTGAGCGTAACGCGGGAAATCGCCTCCCCCGCTTTGGCCGAAAAGCTGCAGCTGCCCACCGACGCCCCGCAGACGTTGGTGTTTGTGCGCCGCCGCGTGATGGCGGATGATACGCCGGTGCTGTTTTCCACCGATATTCTGCCGCTTTCTTTATTTGACAATAAGCGGCTGGAAGGCATTGATTTCAGCCAGCCCATTTTTGATATTGCCGCCCGCCACTGCCATACTGAAGTGACGGAGACTGTGGCCCACCTGCATGCAGTGTCCGGCCCGGCAGGCATCCGCCGCCAGCTGGCCCTGCGCCCCGAACAGGCGCTTTTGCAGCTGGAGGAGATCTGCTACTCCCGCCTGTGCAAACCGGTGCTGTGCTGCCAAACTTATTATACTGATTTCTTTGATTTTGCGATGGTGCGCAAGCTTTTGTAA
- a CDS encoding endonuclease III, which translates to MTKKELARICIDRLKKEYPRSECTLDYDHAWQLLVSVRLAAQCTDARVNVVVQDLFARYPSVEALAAAEPEEIEAIVKPCGLGRSKARDISACMRKLRDEYGGKVPSDFDALLSLPGVGRKSANLIMGDVFGKPAIVTDTHCIRLCNRIGLVDGIKEPAKVEKELWKIIPPEEGSDFCHRLVDHGRAVCTARTTPYCDKCCLADVCRARKEFDR; encoded by the coding sequence GTGACTAAAAAAGAACTCGCACGGATCTGTATTGATAGGCTGAAAAAAGAATACCCCCGCTCAGAATGTACGCTGGATTATGACCACGCCTGGCAGCTGTTGGTGTCGGTACGGCTGGCGGCACAGTGCACCGACGCCCGTGTAAACGTGGTGGTGCAGGACCTGTTTGCCAGATATCCCAGTGTGGAAGCGTTGGCAGCGGCCGAACCGGAAGAAATCGAAGCCATTGTAAAACCCTGCGGCCTGGGGCGCAGCAAGGCACGGGATATTTCTGCCTGTATGCGCAAGCTGCGGGATGAATACGGCGGCAAAGTGCCCAGCGACTTTGACGCGCTGCTGAGCCTGCCCGGTGTGGGCCGCAAAAGCGCCAACCTGATTATGGGGGATGTGTTCGGCAAGCCGGCCATCGTGACTGACACCCACTGCATCCGGCTGTGCAACCGCATCGGCCTGGTGGACGGCATTAAGGAACCGGCAAAAGTCGAAAAGGAACTGTGGAAGATCATTCCGCCGGAAGAAGGCAGTGATTTCTGCCACCGGCTGGTAGACCATGGCCGCGCGGTGTGCACGGCGCGCACCACCCCCTACTGCGATAAATGCTGCCTGGCAGACGTATGTCGGGCCCGAAAGGAATTTGATCGATGA
- a CDS encoding replication-associated recombination protein A has translation MEPLAQRLRPRTLDEVCGQQHLLGKNQVFRRTVESGHIPNMIFYGPSGVGKTTVASIIAAGSGMKLHKLNGTTASTSDIKSVLNDIGTLGTDGGILLYLDEIQYFNKRQQQSLLECVEQGTVTLIASTTENPYFYVYNALLSRCTVFEFKALTAADIRQGLQNAVARLGADDQTPILIPDDALDYLAQSAGGDMRKALGNLEFAVTAAPIENGTRTIDLSMVQQVAVRTAMRYDKLGDDHYDIVSAYQKSMRGSDPDAALHYLARLLEAGDLPSACRRLMVCACEDVGLAWPQIIPIVKAAVDIANAVGLPEARLPLADAVVLVATAPKSNSAHNAINAAVADVQAGRTGPIPRQLQNKHYDGADAKVKGQHYLYPHDFPNHWTAQQYLPDAIKDRRYYEPGDNKNEQAFAQYWKMIKGE, from the coding sequence ATGGAGCCATTGGCACAGCGTCTGCGCCCCCGCACTTTGGATGAAGTCTGCGGACAGCAGCATCTTTTAGGCAAGAATCAGGTTTTCCGCCGCACGGTCGAAAGCGGCCATATCCCCAACATGATCTTCTACGGTCCCTCCGGCGTAGGCAAAACCACTGTGGCCAGCATCATCGCTGCAGGCAGCGGCATGAAACTGCACAAACTTAACGGCACCACCGCCTCCACCAGCGACATCAAGTCGGTGCTGAACGACATCGGCACCTTGGGTACCGACGGCGGCATCCTGCTGTATCTGGACGAGATCCAGTACTTCAACAAGCGCCAGCAGCAAAGCCTGCTGGAATGTGTAGAGCAGGGCACCGTCACCCTGATTGCCTCCACCACCGAGAACCCATACTTTTATGTATACAACGCGCTGCTTTCCCGCTGCACGGTGTTTGAGTTCAAGGCACTGACCGCCGCCGACATCCGCCAGGGCTTGCAAAACGCCGTAGCCCGCCTGGGGGCCGACGACCAGACGCCGATTTTGATCCCGGACGACGCGCTGGACTACCTGGCCCAAAGTGCGGGCGGCGATATGCGCAAAGCCCTGGGCAACCTGGAGTTTGCCGTCACCGCTGCGCCGATCGAGAACGGCACCCGCACCATCGACCTTTCCATGGTGCAGCAGGTAGCCGTGCGCACTGCCATGCGGTACGATAAGCTGGGCGACGACCATTATGATATTGTCTCGGCTTACCAAAAGTCGATGCGCGGCTCCGATCCGGACGCCGCCCTGCATTATCTGGCCCGCCTTCTGGAAGCCGGTGACCTGCCCAGCGCCTGCCGCCGCCTGATGGTCTGCGCCTGTGAGGATGTTGGCCTGGCCTGGCCGCAGATCATCCCCATTGTAAAGGCTGCCGTGGACATTGCCAACGCTGTCGGCCTACCGGAAGCTCGGCTTCCGCTGGCCGATGCTGTGGTATTGGTCGCCACGGCACCCAAATCCAACTCTGCCCACAATGCCATCAACGCCGCCGTCGCGGATGTCCAGGCAGGCCGCACCGGCCCCATCCCGCGTCAGCTGCAAAACAAACACTATGACGGCGCCGACGCCAAGGTCAAGGGCCAGCATTACCTCTACCCTCACGATTTTCCCAACCACTGGACCGCCCAGCAATACCTGCCCGATGCCATCAAGGACCGCCGCTACTACGAACCCGGCGACAACAAAAACGAGCAGGCTTTTGCCCAATACTGGAAGATGATCAAAGGAGAATAA